In Thermodesulfobacteriota bacterium, the following proteins share a genomic window:
- a CDS encoding hydantoinase/oxoprolinase family protein, whose protein sequence is AGGGSIARIDSGGALKVGPESAGADPGPSCYGKGSEPTVTDANLVLGRIKPDAFLGGRMKLHPKKSHAAIKKLSRRLKLSVEEVAEGIIKVANANMERALRVISIGKGYDPRDFALLSFGGAGGLHACELAQAMEIKTIIFPKDPGVLSALGMLTADSFKDYSLTVFLNQNEATLKKLEHGYSALKQKAQADFPTQTLSYKLFLDLRYKRQSHEITVPYNKNFTAAFHKEHKKMYGYSKPKSEIEVITLRLRAISKSRKLNIPNLKSEKRKISPRKIKIIYDGKKLTVNEYMRDKLYSGYKFRGPSLLIEDTSTTFIPPEYKCRVDEWGNIVATL, encoded by the coding sequence GGCTGGCGGAGGATCGATTGCCAGGATTGATTCCGGAGGTGCGCTAAAAGTCGGTCCAGAGAGCGCAGGCGCTGACCCTGGTCCTTCGTGCTATGGAAAGGGTTCTGAGCCTACTGTGACTGATGCTAATTTAGTTCTGGGAAGAATTAAGCCGGATGCGTTTTTGGGAGGAAGAATGAAATTACATCCCAAAAAATCACATGCGGCTATAAAAAAACTCTCGCGCCGTCTTAAGTTAAGCGTTGAAGAAGTCGCAGAGGGGATTATTAAAGTTGCGAATGCAAATATGGAACGAGCGCTCAGGGTCATTTCAATCGGAAAAGGTTATGACCCAAGGGATTTCGCTCTGCTGTCTTTCGGAGGCGCAGGCGGGCTGCACGCTTGTGAGCTGGCTCAGGCAATGGAGATTAAAACCATAATTTTCCCAAAAGACCCGGGCGTGTTATCAGCGCTTGGAATGCTTACGGCGGACTCATTTAAGGACTACAGTCTGACTGTGTTTTTGAATCAAAATGAAGCTACACTAAAAAAGCTGGAGCACGGTTATTCTGCTCTCAAACAAAAGGCTCAGGCAGATTTTCCTACCCAGACGCTTTCCTACAAATTGTTCTTAGATCTAAGGTATAAAAGGCAGTCGCATGAAATCACAGTGCCCTATAACAAAAATTTTACGGCCGCTTTTCACAAAGAACATAAAAAGATGTATGGATACAGTAAACCAAAAAGTGAGATTGAAGTTATTACACTTAGGTTAAGGGCTATATCAAAAAGTAGAAAGCTGAATATTCCAAATCTAAAGAGTGAGAAAAGAAAGATATCTCCAAGGAAAATAAAAATTATTTATGACGGGAAGAAATTAACTGTAAATGAATATATGAGAGATAAACTTTACTCAGGTTATAAGTTTAGGGGACCCTCGCTTTTAATAGAAGACACATCAACAACATTTATACCCCCAGAGTATAAATGCAGAGTTGATGAGTGGGGAAACATAGTCGCAACGCTTTGA